In Desulfoferula mesophila, the genomic window GAAAAGTTAGGAAAACGGAGCGCATTTTCCGTTTTCCGAGAATGTGTGTAGAGGAGTTCGGGTTCGCCCGGGGCCTCCTTTTTTTCGCCCATTAACGCAAACGTTTGCGTAATCGTCCACCGACCTGTCGCAGTCACGCTTACGAACCGAGGTAAACAGGCATGGAATCACGACCGCTAGACAAGAACAAAGTCGTAATCACCGTGGCCCAAACCGGGGCCATGTCCTCCAAGAGCATGAATCCCAACGTTCCCGAGCAGCCGGACGAGATCGCCCAGTCGGCTTATGATTGCTTCAACGAGGGCGCGGCCATCTGCCACATCCACGCCCGGGGCAAGGACGGCCAGCCCACCGCCGATACCGACATCTACCAAGACATCCACGACCGCATCCGCGCCAAGTGCAACATGATCATCCAGGACTCCACAGGCGGCGGCCCCAACTTGAGCCAGGAAGAGCGCATTCAGTGCCTCAAGACCGGCCCGGAAATGGCTTCGCTGAACATGGGCTCCTTGATGCGCATCGGCGGGCCCTACAAGGGCACGGCATGGTCCAACATGCCCGAGGAGATCGACCACTACGTGCGCGAGATGGCCAAGTACAACGTCAAGCCGGAGATGGAGGTGTTCAACCACGCCATGCTGGTGGACGTGCGCCGGGTCATCGAGGAAGGTCTGGTGGCCAAGCCCTATTACGTGAACATCGTGTTGGGCATGCGCTACCAGGGGGCCGAACCGGCCACGCCGGACACCCTCTACTCCATCGTCAAGGCCCTGCCCCCGGACACCATATTCAACGTGACCGGCGTCGGCTCCGCCCAAACCACTATGGCCAACATGTCCATGCTGTTGGGTGGCTGCGTGCGGGTGGGCATGGAAGACAACCTCTACTACCGCAAGGGAGAGCCGGTTGAGAGCAACGCCCAGTTGGTAGCGCGCATAGTACGCATAGCCCGCGAGTTGGGCAAGGAACCAGCCACCCCTGAAGAGACCAGGGCCTATTTCGGCCTCGATCCCGTGGCAGCCTAGGAGTTGTAGCGCAATGGAGACCAAGGACCTAAAGAAAATCGCCGTAATCGGCATGGGCACCATGGGGCCTGGCATTTCCCAGGTTTTGGCGCATGCGGGCTTCGCGGTGAGCGGATACGACCTGAACCAGGACAGCTATCCCTTGGCAAGGCAGGTGATCGCCAACAACCTGGACCTGCTCATCGAGGCGGGCCAGGCCCAGCCCGAGGATCTCGAGAAAACCCTGGACAAGATCACCTTCGTGGACTCCATGGAGGAAGCGGTCAAGGGCGCCCAGATCGTGGTGGAGGTGGTAAGCGAGAAACGCCCCATCAAGAAGGCGGTCTACGAGCAGATAGACCAATTGGCCGACCCCGAGGCCATAATCTGGAGCAACACCTCCACCTTGAACATCTTCGAGCTGATGGTACCCGCGCGTTTGCCGCGCACCATCATCGTGCATTGGTTCGCCCCGCCCCAGGTGCTGCCGCTCATAGAGGTGGTGCAGGGCGACCAGACCCTGCCCGAGGTGGTGGAGTTCACCATGGGCTTCTTGGAACTGCTCAAGAAAAAGCCCGTGCTCATCAAAAACTACGTTCCCGGCTTCATCATCAACCGCCTGCTGCGCATCCTGGGACGCGAGACCTATTTCCTGTTGGACAACGGCTACGTCACCCCGGAAGACCTGGACATGGCGGTCAAGGCCAGCATCGCGCCGCGCATGATGGTGCTGGGGCTGGCGCAGCGCTACGACTTCACCGGACTGGACCTCACCTACGCCAATTTGCACAATGAAGATTTCGTGGACGCCCCCTTTGACACCGAGCCCGAGTTCGTGGTCTCCCGGGTCAAAAAGAACCACTTGGGCATCAAGACGGGCATCGGCGTATACGACTACGAGGGCCGCGACAAGGC contains:
- a CDS encoding 3-hydroxyacyl-CoA dehydrogenase family protein, with product METKDLKKIAVIGMGTMGPGISQVLAHAGFAVSGYDLNQDSYPLARQVIANNLDLLIEAGQAQPEDLEKTLDKITFVDSMEEAVKGAQIVVEVVSEKRPIKKAVYEQIDQLADPEAIIWSNTSTLNIFELMVPARLPRTIIVHWFAPPQVLPLIEVVQGDQTLPEVVEFTMGFLELLKKKPVLIKNYVPGFIINRLLRILGRETYFLLDNGYVTPEDLDMAVKASIAPRMMVLGLAQRYDFTGLDLTYANLHNEDFVDAPFDTEPEFVVSRVKKNHLGIKTGIGVYDYEGRDKAEVIKDRDRYLLKVVNSLQFCLDKKRLL
- a CDS encoding 3-keto-5-aminohexanoate cleavage protein; its protein translation is MESRPLDKNKVVITVAQTGAMSSKSMNPNVPEQPDEIAQSAYDCFNEGAAICHIHARGKDGQPTADTDIYQDIHDRIRAKCNMIIQDSTGGGPNLSQEERIQCLKTGPEMASLNMGSLMRIGGPYKGTAWSNMPEEIDHYVREMAKYNVKPEMEVFNHAMLVDVRRVIEEGLVAKPYYVNIVLGMRYQGAEPATPDTLYSIVKALPPDTIFNVTGVGSAQTTMANMSMLLGGCVRVGMEDNLYYRKGEPVESNAQLVARIVRIARELGKEPATPEETRAYFGLDPVAA